Proteins encoded within one genomic window of Triticum aestivum cultivar Chinese Spring chromosome 2D, IWGSC CS RefSeq v2.1, whole genome shotgun sequence:
- the LOC123054763 gene encoding zinc finger CCCH domain-containing protein 31 — MDAAARKRSRPESANGGAAGGKRSRESESQQTGLSSKSKPCTKFFSTVGCPFGEGCHFAHFVPGGYQAVSKSHSLGHAAVSAPSRAPADHAASGVKTRMCTKYNTAEGCKFGDKCHFAHGERELGRAPSSYMSQESSYAPPMGGRYGGRHEPPPPASMGPPAGNFGASSTCKVSVDAALAGGIIGKGGVNTKQICRITGVKLSIRDHESNPDLKNIELEGSFDQIKQANDMVRDLIASISASTPSKNPAGAAAPAVRGGGGGGPGGRSNYKTKICENFLKGTCTFGERCHFAHGETEQRKGAAV; from the exons AATCGGAGTCACAACAAACTGGTCTATCAAGCAAATCGAAGCCTTGCACCAAGTTTTTCAG CACTGTTGGGTGCCCCTTTGGTGAGGGATGTCACTTTGCGCACTTTGTCCCTGGTGGATACCAGGCAGTATCAAAATCACACAGCCTAGGCCATGCTGCTGTGTCTGCACCGTCAAGAGCTCCTGCGGATCATGCTGCTTCTGGTGTCAAAACACGCATGTGCACCAAGTACAACACTGCAGAAGGCTGCAAGTTTGGTGACAAGTGCCATTTCGCCCATGGCGAGAGGGAGCTTGGCAGGGCACCATCCTCCTACATGTCCCAGGAAAGTTCCTATGCTCCTCCTATGGGTGGTCGATATGGAGGTCGGCACGAACCACCTCCGCCAGCTTCGATGGGCCCTCCAGCTGGAAACTTTGGCGCCTCGTCCACCTGCAAGGTCAGTGTTGATGCTGCTCTCGCCGGAGGCATCATCGGGAAGGGTGGGGTCAACACGAAGCAGATCTGCCGCATCACGGGGGTCAAGCTCTCGATACGCGACCACGAATCAAACCCAGACCTGAAGAACATTGAGCTGGAAGGCAGTTTTGACCAGATAAAGCAAGCCAACGACATGGTGCGTGATCTCATTGCCAGCATCAGCGCCAGCACGCCGTCGAAGAACCCTGCAGGCGCAGCGGCTCCCGcagtccgaggcggcggcggcggtgggcctGGAGGCAGGAGCAACTACAAGACCAAGATATGCGAGAACTTCCTCAAGGGCACCTGCACGTTCGGCGAGCGCTGCCACTTCGCCCACGGCGAGACCGAGCAGCGGAAGGGTGCTGCCGTCTGA
- the LOC123054762 gene encoding probable plastid-lipid-associated protein 9, chloroplastic, translating into MAAAAAATLAPASPPLLPAVCGRLRLAPRRAAACRCRATAQFQGGPAASYAREMERLSAKESLLLAFRDSGGFESFVSGKTTEMQKIDVNERIVGLERLDPTPRPTTSPYLEGRWNIEWFGDSSPGTFASKLLFERSPTSVAHFTGLDVVIRDGYCKISSNVKLLNTIQNRFVLTTQLSVEGPIRMKEEYVEAFLETPKISEETLPEQLKGLLGQTAGALQQLPASIRDAVSEGVKLPLNGMYQRLFMISYLDEEILIIRDAAGAPDVLTKLEGPQPNPMENTPDVVIPEYQS; encoded by the exons atggccgccgccgccgcagcgacgCTCGCCCCGGCCTCCCCTCCGCTGCTGCCCGCCGTCTGCGGCCGGCTGCGCCtcgcgccccgccgcgccgccgcgtgCCGCTGCAGGGCCACGGCGCAGTTCCAGGGCGGCCCCGCCGCCAGCTACGCCCGCGAGATGGAGCGCCTCTCCGCCAAGGAGTCCCTCCTCCTCGCC TTCAGGGACTCTGGAGGCTTCGAATCCTTTGTGAGTGGCAAGACCACGGAGATGCAGAAGATCGACGTCAATGAGCGCATCGTCGGCCTCGAACGCCTCGATCCCACTCCTCGACCCACGAC ATCACCCTATCTGGAAGGTCGATGGAACATTGAATGGTTTGGTGATAGCAGTCCTGGAACATTTGCATCCAAGCTTTTGTTTGA GAGGTCACCTACAAGTGTCGCACACTTTACGGGGCTTGATGTGGTGATCAGGGATGGCTACTGCAAAATTTCCTCGAACGTCAAGCTGTTGAATACG ATACAAAACAGATTCGTGCTGACCACTCAACTGTCCGTGGAGGGGCCTATCAGGATGAAAGAGGAATACGTCGAGGCATTTTTGGAAACTCCCAAAATCAGTGAAGAAACACTACCTGAACAACTGAAGGGCTTACTTGGACAAACTGCAGGAGCTCTACAGCAACTTCCTGCCTCTATAAGAGATGCTGTTTCGGAGGGGGTTAAGCTACCTCTTA ATGGGATGTACCAGCGCTTATTCATGATTTCCTACCTTGATGAAGAAATACTG ATTATCCGAGATGCTGCTGGAGCACCTGATGTCCTGACAAAACTAGAAGGGCCGCAACCAAATCCAATGGAGAACACGCCAGATGTAGTGATCCCCGAATATCAAAGCTAG
- the LOC123050213 gene encoding uncharacterized protein, with protein MAPHSPAVKLQSRAAPAPSSAMGAHRWSRPIAKGPPRKIRIVHVLAPEVIKTDARHFRDLVQRLTGKPKGGAGSSSSSSSWSAESSSQQAAAGGSSSDARAVAVAVAPEAAAATVKAEVKEEEGDAASPEEGFGRAFGEAGGTTTNDAFFQDLDEFLLGGWL; from the coding sequence ATGGCACCGCACTCCCCCGCCGTGAAGCTCCAGTCCCGCGCCGCGCCGGCGCCGTCGTCGGCGATGGGCGCGCACCGGTGGTCCCGCCCCATCGCGAAGGGCCCGCCGCGCAAGATCAGGATCGTGCACGTCCTGGCGCCGGAGGTGATCAAGACGGACGCGCGGCACTTCCGCGACCTCGTGCAGCGCCTCACCGGGAAGCCGAAAGGCGGCGCAgggtcctcctcgtcgtcctcgtcgtggtcGGCCGAGTCTTCGTCCCAGCAGGCGGCGGCAGGCGGCTCGTCGTCCGAcgcccgcgccgtcgccgtcgcggtcgccccggaggcggcggcggcgaccgtcAAGGCggaggtgaaggaggaggagggggacgccgcaTCGCCGGAGGAAGGGTTCGGGCGCGCGTTCGGGGAGGCAGGGGGCACGACGACGAACGACGCCTTCTTCCAGGACCTCGACGAGTTCCTCCTCGGCGGATGGCTTTAG